The genomic stretch attctcattataaacgggagatatccgtctatagtgggGTCCAaaaatatccacccactttaagcataagaGAACGAACAAGCTGCATGGTGGGgtccaaaaatgtcaccactttaagcatatttgacccgtctttcactttagacggatatatccgtctatactgagactaattgtttaattagtatgAAATTTGATCAGTCACACatttatttattatataaaaCGTTGATTCTGATTAATTATcgcttattagttttaattaaattgtatgtgttttattttaaaacattgaaaatAAACCTTAAAagaattaaatttgagaaaaaatatttttaaaatttttataagtaaaaatattaaagatcatatatgaattatattatttttctttaattataaaaataaaattttaaaacggGTCGCGCAAAGCGCGGAATACTACCTAATTAGGTATATTTGTGGGGATCAtgattgttttgaaaatatgtagCCTTTTATTTGTCTTAATAACTCTATTATCCTTGATTATGGCTCAAAATAAAGGGACTCTTCTATTTCGTATATATTTCCATGATAAgtatatcaatcaatcaatcaatactatatatattcCAGAAATCAAGgaaatttaatataaataaataaatctatacaacttAATTATACTATAGCGTTTTTAAACAATAGCACTGTGTGATGAACCCgtccaagggacttcaatgtaaatattatatagttttggttgaaatatAAACATAGAGAATATCaaaatatggtgattttccttaaaataaacatggcccacttatattattaattagtatcatcatataattatacaattatttaatatacacaaatataatataagtagactatattttggaaactataaaAAAAATCAAGTTATATTTCCAAAAGATATAATATTCTATaataatttcaatttaatttaatgcatatagtAAAAGTAGTTATGTTAGTAGTGAAAATAACTGTACTAACATCTCACTACTAACATTGGATataataatatgttaataatcagtcatttgaatagtcaaagtaacTATATTAACaaggggagtagtgaaagtaatagaaaCGATAACGGgaatagtgaaattatcaatattcatGCGAcagtagtaaaagtaacaataattacggcgggagtaatgAAAGTAACCGTAGtataacgaatgtaataaaagtaacaatactaacaacaaaagaaagCATATATGAACATTTAGCTAActaatcgatttaagtaaaatattaataacgagagtagtgaatttgtctcataatttatttcatcataatttgAAGATATGAAACCAAATGTgtttggtgtggtggttgctcacctcatcccttaaccatgaggtcaggggttcgatccctgcccatgggaatggagcaaactctttggccagccgtttacctcttcgtgagagcacgcgcggcgaggggattatacactgttgtcgacggtggacaccccggtttacaccaaaaaaaagaaataatTTGAAGATATGACATagaaaaatatactccctcctattctacatttTGTTCCTCTTTGTTGTGGGCACAAGGTTTTAGGAGGTGGAATAAAATATGAATtgtgtgagttgggtggggtttgaattttgatgataggagagaggaatgaataattaggaattaaataagaaattgtgagttgggtggggtttggtggtaggagagagaaatgaataaaataagagtaaaagtttccaaaaaaagaaaggggaagaaaacctgagtaatccgtttaaggaaatagggaagaaaatggtgaatataAGGGAGTATTAAAGATAAATTTATGATTTATACAACTTTAAAGTAGTTTTATTtgattgaaaataaattttaatgatAAATAGAGGTTGCCCGGACGTAGCCGAACACCAATACTCATATATTAATATCTATTTAATCTTTAACCAAAATTCGTACGTATTTTATTATCTACAATAGCATTTTTACTTTAAATGATGAAATGGGCTCATAATAAACTATATTATCGTCTATAAGAAGGCTTACTCCTATAATAAGGTTAGACAATAACTAACATGCATAGATCAATTATCAACAAGAACTTGGTACATAAAGTTATTTTATCTTTAAAGCTGGTGTATGGTTCAATAGTAGTCGCATGGCACTAACTTATCATGTCTACTACTCCCTCCGTAAtagtttatatttattttatttttcgtttAGAAAATATTATAAGTATAAACTATTAACCGAACAGAGAGAGTACAATTAATATTTGACTTACCAAATGTGGCAGAGTTGAAAGTTGTCCAATTACTACCAACACTCCGATCTCCAGTAATTACAGTTTGATTAATCCCATCACCAACCATCAACAAATATTTTTTACTGCTAGGAATATCAACATACTCCTTATAAGTTCCACCCACCACATAAATCCCAAAATACCCACTATTTGCCTCAGTGTTACTTGGTGCAGAATTCACTGCCTCAGTAATTGTGGTAAAATCCCCACTTCCATCAGAATTTACTATCACCATTTCATTCACTTTTACCCCACAAAGACCTAACTCATAAAAAACCCTCTTCCAATTTTTACTATAACCTCCTCCTCTTAAAAGAGGGCCTAGATTTAAGGGTAGCCCATTAGGGTTACTTAGACCATTGTAGGGTAATAGGTTATTTTTTGAATCCCAACCATGGGTAAATAGGGCAAGAGATACACTATATAGCATTGTGTCATTAATCAAATGGGGTGAAAGATCTTGAGCCACACTCGAGCTCGACATTGGTTCAGACATCTGGAGCCCCTCAAAGCAAGTGTCTAAGTTGGTCATGATCGCGCTAAGCAATGTATGAACTTGATCTTTATCTAGGGTTTTAGTTGACTTGATGGCTTGAGATGTTGTTGAGAGAAAGTCAACATTAAGATTTGCCAAAAATTGACAATCTTTAAGGGCATAGGAATTAGGTTGTGAAGCTTGGAGGTGTTTGtttactagtgaatgaaaatcatTAGCTTTAGACAAGGATTCGCTAATGCAATATCGACTATAATCTTGGATTGTTTTCGAGTAAGGGTAGTTAACTAGAAGTAATTTGCAAAAACTTGGATATGGTGTAATGTTGCAAATTGTTTCTATGTCGAAGGAGGTGGATAAAGAAAATAGGAGTGAAATGTGGAAAAGTATAAGAGAGAGTTGAGAGAGTTTGAATTCCATTGTGGTTGGTTGATATGAGCTATTTGCATACTACAATTTGAAGGATTACTTGAGGTTTATATAGAATTTGATTATTATGATCTTAATTATGCATGGAACATACATATATCATACATCCATAAAATATGAACTAGCGCGTAGTTGTAGGCATGTAGAATTCAACTACGCATTATTGGAGGATTACGAGTTGCGACTACCCTATTATTATTCAGTAAGCCTCACTTAAGACGAAGATATCTGTCTTAAGCTTAAAATATATATGTCAAATAGTAAACCACTTAAACATAAAAGATAAATCTATTGGTTTTCTTAATGtattctgcttttgtcttatcctAATTATTTGATCCGTCTTAAACTTTAGACGGAGAGACCCGTCTTacatgagaatttgtgattattATTAGAGAAAACCACCATATCGAACGAGGTTGATCAAGGAAAGACGAGGTTGATCCATAAACCTATAGTTGTCCACTTTGATTGGTAGGAATGTTGGAAAGTAAAGAAAATGATTGAGTTGATAATTTATGTTGTGATCTTTTGAATGTGAGGGTACAAATAAGTTAAAGTAAATAAATTGGGATCAGGGGCGGATCCAGGAATTCCGTCTACCTAGGGCTAAATTTTAACATCATagaaattgataaaaaaaaaaaaaaaaaaaaatctcgatATTAGTATATATAAGGATTTTTAAGTTGGATATTTTTTAAAACATTGTATGGATATTAAATTCACGTGCCATTTTTGTAGTTTTTGAGTAAAATATGAAAATTAGTTAGCCAACAAATGTTTGGGATATGGAAAGTACGGAGTACAATTTAACATAACGGAGGGAATATTCTATAATGTTTTTCATCTCATATCTTATTCGTTAGTCGTAAAATGGTTGATACGGAGTAATTGATTGATTGGAAAGAGAAATGGAGAGGCCATTTCCATTCAGTGGCCCAGATCGCATCTTGAGATTATTAAACGGTTCTAAATTTTTGGGTGAAAATAAAGAAATGATGAGGTTTAgtgaaaaaaatattatttaaacgATTTAAGAGAGAAAATGGATCCAAATCCAAGAATAGCTACAACAAAATATGAACAAATAAATCAAAAGAGCATAACTTTGTAAAGAAATAGATACAAAATAACTAATGCTTGAGATATTAAAAACATTCCCCATTGAGATTCGAACACGGGTAACCTCTGTGAAAACTAAGTCTTAGACCAGTGAACTACAAGCTGAGATCTGATTATCTACTACTTCAAATTATATATATCTTTTTCCCAGAAACTACTCGGGCTTTAGCCCGAGTAGCCTAGCCTTGGATCCGCCCCTGATTGGGATTAAGAGTTAAAATGAGTGATGACCCAACTAACTTGACTCTTGTTTGGGAATGAATCCACCGAATGTGTCGCTCAAAAGTTTTTTTAATTCGAAAGTCGCAGCTTGTAAGTTGTAACTTATGCTAGATAGCTGCAACCTATACTAATTTAATATATTATCAACAacaccacaaattctcattatagacggacactatctgtTTATAGCGAtaaacggatagtgtccctctcacaaatgaAAATGAGTAGAGCAAGTGGGTAAGATGGATACCCCATTTGCACTACCCACTTtcatttgtgagagggacactatccgtctttaATGAGACGGACTGCATGATCAATTGGTCATGTCTACACACAAATCTCAACATTTCAAATAGGCTTGTGATTTCAGTGTCTAGTAGGTAAGTAGCGTTTATGTATGATCATATCTTAAAGTCGTTGGTTCAAATCTTCAATGTAATTGTAGTAAGTAAGAGTATAGATCCATGTGGCCGCCAGATAATTATCGGGTACAGAAAAATACtgtattattattagattagaatcatcttAATCATGACCTTTTCGTCAACCTATTAGAATATACAACCCAAATTCCTAGTTATGATTAGTAGGTTTATAAGGCATAACTGGCCACGGGCCGGGTTTAGCCCGGGACAGGCTGACTTGGTGGTGGGCCGGTATCACCCCATTGAGCCTTTGACCGGCTCATGAGAGGGGCGGGGCGGGCTGAGTTGAGGTGAATTTTACTTGCACCCAGCCCACAGTGGGTCTTGGCGGGCCGAGATGGCAAGCCTGCCTAATTTTTTTTATTGCCCAAAAAGGCTAGTCGGGTTGGAAAAATGATTCTCGGACCCATAACCTTATATAGGGCGGGCCTAACGGGTCAGGGGACGGATCGGGCAGATTGTAACCCTAGAGACGGGTCGGGCAAGGCTTGTCCGTTGCTTTGGCCATGTCTAGTCTAAGGTACATAAATACTCGACATAAACTTTAGAAAAATAATCTCACAAAAACTATCTTGAAATGATATTAGTTCAATACTCCGTAATACGAGTAAAAATTTCATTGATCGTATTAAATTGATCAAAGCAGAGCAATAACTTGGCACATATGCCAACACACAGGGTAAAACCTGAGGTCATTTGAAATTAGTTAAGTGTTATTTCTGTGGAAAAAGCAAAATATCTTAAGGTACTCTAAAGGTCGTAATTACCCTCTTATAATTTGTGATCCATTCTTTAATGTAAGGGTTTGAGCCACAGTTGTGATCCACCCTCCTACACTTTCTTAAAGTGGTCCTTAAGATGGGTGACATCTTAGAAATGTTTCCAAAATGTATTGAAAAGGACTCGTATTAATCTATGGGTCAACTACACATCCTGGCGAACTACTGTGAGTAACTATTCCGACCCAAGGTCTAGACCAGGGTATTACAGTTTTTTTTTCGTACAACTTTATAGCAATGCAAGACTAAAGTTATCAAAATTGGTTTCAAATAAGGAGAAACGTTGTCGACTCAAGATAATATTGAGAAAATTGTTACTTGGCATGATTTAGACTCGCAAAACTTCAAATTATCCGTGGAAATTTTCTTAATTGTTTTTGTAGCATTTATAAAAGTTTCAAATAAGGGAAATGgacctttgttttttttttaagaaatggTGAGGACCCTTAGCATTAAAGATGGTAAATAAATGGGTCAATCGGGTTGGCCATGGACCGGGTCATTTCGAATTCAGCTACTcttctataggaccgtcctatagaaTAGGACGGGTCCAATAAGAGGTAGTAGTCCAATAAGAGAGAGTTTcagtaaaataaaaaaataaaaaataaataaaaaggaaaaaaagggaaaaaaaattaCTTGACAGTTAAAAAAAAACGTGGGTAATGAGATAGTTTACTCCTTAATTGGATCTCACCTTTCTGACTTTCTCTTACTGAGGCATTATTAGTGCATTACACAAATAGTATCATTTCCATTTGTTCATGATATTTTTTTTGTTTGACGATGAGGAAAATATGTATTACATGATGTTTCGGCTCTCGGAGCCCATAATACATCCATTGTCTAAAACTAAAACAACATTATTAATACAAACTAATAAAATTAAGATAGTATGGAGTAGAACGGAATATTGATAACGAGCGATTGAACCAGCTTCACCATCACATCTGACTTCCAGAAACCGCTGATACATACAAACCGCCGGGTGGCAATAACAAGGTATACTTACGCTCTTGCGAAAAGAACGTAGAAAGAAAAGGTGAAAAGAAAAGACGACGAAGTCTGCCATCGGTGGAGATAACTCTCCTACACCTTAGAGATTGAACCCTTTGATCGTAAGACCAACAAACCACGAAAACCAGCATGTAGATAGATGAGAAAAAGGACAACCTCGCAGCCAAACTCCACTCCACAAACTCCAAAAGGCACCAACATCTGACGGAACCAACCCACACTTGACTtagaggatctttatcatgattcCAAGACGGAAGCCAACTCCAAATGATAGAGGGACAGGACACCCTAAACCCTTGAAGGAAACGCTTACTCAAGGAGATCTTTATTGAGGAAAAGCAAATTAAAAAGACAAAAACAAACAGAACACTTATAACTAATATCATGAAATAAAAGGAGAAAGTAACCACCACAACTAACCTACCCGGCACTACAACCCGTCCCATATTTAAACCACCAAGTCAGACTAACACATCAAACATAAAACTGAGAAAAACCAATAACAGGATGAACCCGAGTCAATCAACAGATGAAAGAGTCTCCCTCAAATCAACAAGATCAGACCATAATCTCCCACCACAGTCCCAAGCCGATACACGAATCACAAGACAACAAACATTCGGAAAACTCCAAAGGCCCAAACGAAACAACAAAACCCGACACAGGGACGTGCAAAGCCCAGAAGGTGGGAAACACACTACAAAGCCACCCATAACACCAACCGACTCCTCCGATGACCACCGTCAAACATGCAAACAGAACAAAGAGGCGACACTGACAAACACTATTGGTAAATGAAGTGGGACCGATATGTGGGGTGAACAGGGGGATCACAATATCTGACCCAAATCACAACCACATAGGACAACAAAGCAGCAGACGGATGAGCTATACTCATCGACACAAACCAAATACGAGCAAGAAAATCAACCCAGAAGTGGGGGGAATGGGGGGGATCAACCCTGGGACGAAAATCAAAAGGACGGAGACAGGAAAAGAAGACGGGGGAGGGGACATGCAAGACCACCAAGACGTGCAAGACCACCGTGAACCGAGAAGAGGGACAACATCGCAACGGAGAAGACCAAACAACTACAAAAAACCAAACTTCGACTGATCGGACAAGGGAAGACAAGGAAAGACGAAATTATGATCTGATTGGTGACGGCGACGGAGAAAGACACCCATCCGAAGAAAAACAATCGGAAATCAAAATGTTAGGAGTTTAAGCAAGGGGTGAAGGTCCGACCTCCAGAGACGGGCCAAATGGCCACATCTCCGGAGAGGCGGTATAAATATAGGGGGATGTAGGGGATAGGCAGCTAGTGGTGGAACAAGACGGAAAGATTGgggttttttttagagaggaaaattttagagagagagaAGGAGATTTACATTGAAGTTAGTTAATTGTGCATAAATTTTTTGTTCATGATATTATTTTTAATCATTAGACTACATCAAGATTAAAAATAAAGCTTTATAATTTGGCTTATAAACATTGGTTATGATATTAAAATGTTAAAAAGTTCAAAACACACGATTTACAAATAAAAAGCTGAGTTATCtaaaattattaaattatactttttattttacaaatttgAGTTTTTATTATTTGTTGTTATTATGGACAATGAAACTCCTTAATTTACAATGTCGGGttttcaacttaaaattcgatttttcaaatacaaaatatAAGGTTTTCTACTTTTCATTAAATAATGAAACTTCaaactaatcaactaatagttTTCAACTTAAAACTTTGAGTTTTCAGCTTAAAACATATcgagtaccaaaaaaaaaaaaaaaaaaaaaaaaaacatccttaTAACTCCAACCTTTTGACTTAAAACCTCAAGTTACCAAATTAAAATCCATATTTTTTTAACTAAGGACTTTAAGTTAAAACCGATATTCTGAAATTGGATCTTGAGAAACTTGAACTTTTCAAGCTAAAGTTAAGGGTATTCAACACAAAATTGAGTTCAGACGTATAATTGATTTCTACCCTAAGAGTTTAATAATTAAACTAAACACTAATATTTTTAAAAGAAAATTATAATTAAAGCAGTATAGTCGTTCATCATTGTTGCAAACACAAGTAATCCGTAACATCCAGCCAACGCAGGattcgaacccacatcttgtgccaTTGCACATGTTCTTCTATTTAAGCTAGTTAACTTTTAACAAAGGGTAATTTTAtatgaataatccaaactattggtcatattctcataatAATCTGAACTTCAATTTAACTCGAAATAAATCATACTATTGCACTCATTTACTTTGACTGCACCAACGTCATTTTTTACCTATAGAAATAGGTAAACCATCCGGTGAtcaactttttgttttgttttgttttggtttggttttggttttttttaccTTCTCCCTCCTTCATCACTAACCACAAAATCACCACCACTCCAGTATCCTCAATCCAGCCAAACACCATCACCCCTTATTACCAACTACCACTCCATCACCGCTCCAATAACCTCCTTCATCATCAACCATCTTTTAGAGTTTTCGCTCAAAATCCCAAATTTCCCCCAAATCGAAGCCTATTATTCTTTCTATTTGCTTTAATCTTCCAGGTTATTCTTCATCAATGGAGGATGAAGAGGATGTCACCACGGTTTCTCCTTCAGTAGAAAAACAACAATAATCGTTATAAATCGGACCTGAAAACGAATTACAATTAAACAACACCGGAAATTTGCCTGAGATTTATTGTTTGTTTGGTATTTTTGTGGGCAGTAAATGAGACTTTTGAGAAGGTAGCAAGCTATGAATTAAAGACCAATTTGATTTTCTTTTATATATGTAAAAGGTGCTTGCTAAGATTTTTCTACTAATAAATTGGAATCGTTATTGGGAATATAGGAAATAGCAAGCTATGGATTAATTTTATGGTTAGTATTGGTTCTGTTTGATCTAATTCTTACTGGGGATGGCGAGGTTAGTCATTTATGAGagtgtggtgttggtgttggtttcGGTGTTAGTGGTGTGGTGGACTGGTGGTAGCAGTTTGGTGGGGTTTTGTGGTGGAAGAGTAAAGGGGTGAAGAAGATGGAGCAATTGTTGATCTAAAAAAAATGTTATTTTCTTTGAAATGATTTTAGAATTTTGTTTTATAAAGTGGAACCTGATGAATAGGTAGTAGGTAATCAAGTGCATT from Silene latifolia isolate original U9 population chromosome 5, ASM4854445v1, whole genome shotgun sequence encodes the following:
- the LOC141655529 gene encoding pectinesterase-like, which translates into the protein MEFKLSQLSLILFHISLLFSLSTSFDIETICNITPYPSFCKLLLVNYPYSKTIQDYSRYCISESLSKANDFHSLVNKHLQASQPNSYALKDCQFLANLNVDFLSTTSQAIKSTKTLDKDQVHTLLSAIMTNLDTCFEGLQMSEPMSSSSVAQDLSPHLINDTMLYSVSLALFTHGWDSKNNLLPYNGLSNPNGLPLNLGPLLRGGGYSKNWKRVFYELGLCGVKVNEMVIVNSDGSGDFTTITEAVNSAPSNTEANSGYFGIYVVGGTYKEYVDIPSSKKYLLMVGDGINQTVITGDRSVGSNWTTFNSATFAVSATGFVGVDLTFRNTAGAIMGQAVAVRNGADLSAFYRCSFEGYQDTLLTHSMRQFYRECDIYGTVDFIFGNAAVVFQNCNILPRQPLKGQFNPITAQGREDPNQNTGTSIHHCNIRPTSDLASSNFTVKTYLGRPWKKYSRTVYMQSFMDSFIDPAGWHEWNVTLDTLYYAEFQNNGPGSDTSNRVTWPGYHVIGVAEASNFTVSNFIMGESWLPSTGVRYNGGLYYI